The following are encoded in a window of Mustela nigripes isolate SB6536 chromosome 1, MUSNIG.SB6536, whole genome shotgun sequence genomic DNA:
- the HRAS gene encoding GTPase HRas isoform X1, which yields MTEYKLVVVGAGGVGKSALTIQLIQNHFVDEYDPTIEDSYRKQVVIDGETCLLDILDTAGQEEYSAMRDQYMRTGEGFLCVFAINNTKSFEDIHQYREQIKRVKDSDDVPMVLVGNKCDLAARTVESRQAQDLARSYGIPYIETSAKTRQGVEDAFYTLVREIRQHKVRKLSPPDEGGPGCMSCKCLLS from the exons ATGACGGAATATAAGCTTGTGGTGGTGGGCGCTGGAGGCGTGGGGAAAAGTGCCCTGACCATCCAGCTGATCCAGAACCACTTTGTGGATGAGTACGACCCCACCATCGAG GACTCCTACCGGAAGCAAGTGGTTATCGACGGGGAGACGTGCCTGCTGGACATCCTGGACACGGCAGGCCAGGAGGAGTACAGTGCCATGCGGGATCAGTACATGCGCACCGGGGAGGGCTTCCTGTGTGTGTTTGCCATCAACAACACCAAGTCCTTTGAGGACATCCACCAGTACAG GGAGCAGATCAAGCGAGTGAAGGACTCCGATGACGTGCCCATGGTGCTGGTGGGGAACAAGTGTGACCTGGCTGCCCGCACCGTGGAGTCCCGGCAGGCACAGGACCTTGCCCGCAGCTACGGCATCCCCTACATCGAGACGTCGGCTAAGACGCGCCAG GGCGTGGAGGATGCCTTCTACACGTTGGTGCGCGAGATTCGGCAGCACAAGGTGCGGAAGCTGAGCCCGCCCGACGAGGGGGGCCCCGGCTGCATGAGCTGCAAGTGTCTGCTGTCCTGA
- the HRAS gene encoding GTPase HRas isoform X2, translating to MTEYKLVVVGAGGVGKSALTIQLIQNHFVDEYDPTIEDSYRKQVVIDGETCLLDILDTAGQEEYSAMRDQYMRTGEGFLCVFAINNTKSFEDIHQYREQIKRVKDSDDVPMVLVGNKCDLAARTVESRQAQDLARSYGIPYIETSAKTRQGSRSGSGSSSGTLWDPPGPP from the exons ATGACGGAATATAAGCTTGTGGTGGTGGGCGCTGGAGGCGTGGGGAAAAGTGCCCTGACCATCCAGCTGATCCAGAACCACTTTGTGGATGAGTACGACCCCACCATCGAG GACTCCTACCGGAAGCAAGTGGTTATCGACGGGGAGACGTGCCTGCTGGACATCCTGGACACGGCAGGCCAGGAGGAGTACAGTGCCATGCGGGATCAGTACATGCGCACCGGGGAGGGCTTCCTGTGTGTGTTTGCCATCAACAACACCAAGTCCTTTGAGGACATCCACCAGTACAG GGAGCAGATCAAGCGAGTGAAGGACTCCGATGACGTGCCCATGGTGCTGGTGGGGAACAAGTGTGACCTGGCTGCCCGCACCGTGGAGTCCCGGCAGGCACAGGACCTTGCCCGCAGCTACGGCATCCCCTACATCGAGACGTCGGCTAAGACGCGCCAG GGCAGCCgctctggctctggctccagCTCCGGGACCCTCTGGGACCCTCCGGGACCCCCGTGA